TGAGCGAGTTTCCTCTTGGCACAGGACCAAACAGGGAAAACTTCCCAAGAAGAAACAGGCTTATAAGCGGACTTTCCATGGGTGTGCTCGTTGTCGAGGCAGGCACCGATAGCGGAGCCCTCATAACCGCAAACCATGCATTAGAGCAGGGAAGAGAGGTCTTCTCCATCCCAGGCAATATAAATTCCCCTACATCCTCTGGAACCAACGAGCTCATCAAGGCAGGTGCAAAGGTAGTCGTATCTGCCAGAGATATATTAGAGGAGCTTGCACCAGTCCTCAAGGGGTTTATAAAATTTAAGGAAAAGGTTAAAATAACTCTTTCAGGGGAAGAGGAAACCCTCTCAAAGATACTGTCAGGAGTGCCAACCCATGTGGATGACATCTCAAGACAAAGCAGAATGCCTGCTTCAAAGATACTGTCGGTCCTCCTAAGCTTAGAGCTTAAGGGAGTCGTAAGACAGACAGAGGGAAGTAAGTTTTATTTGGCATAAAATGGGTAGAAGATATATAGAAGAAACAGCCGATATAGCAGATTACATGGACGAAGAAGAATTGGATGCCATTAGGGCTGTATTTGCCTATATACTGATAAAAAATACAGATATGGACAAAGAGATGGTCTATTCATTAGTGTTTGAAAATGGAGGCAGGATTACATGGCACTGAAGGGGGAGATGAGTTCTCTGGTTATAGTTGAATCGCCTGCAAAGGTAAAGACAATACATAAGATACTGGGCAAGGAATTTCTGGTCATGGCATCAGTGGGACATATAAAGGACCTTCCTAAAAAAGAAATGGGAATCGATATAGAAAAGGACTTTGAGCCCGTGTATGTCGTAATTCCGGGAAAGGAAAAAATCATAAAGGAGCTTAAGGAGGCTTCTAAAACCGCAAAGCATATCTACCTTGCACCCGACCCTGACAGAGAGGGCGAGGCAATCGCCTATCACATAGCAGTAGAGATAGCAGGCGGAAAAGAGCTTAACGGCAGGATATTCAGGGTCGCATTTAACGAGATAACCGACAGGGCAGTCAAAGAGGCTATAAAACAGCCTGGCAAAATAGACATGAAAAAGGTTGATGCACAGCAGGCAAGACGCATACTTGATAGACTCGTTGGCTACAAACTAAGCCCCCTTTTATGGAAAAAAGTCAGTGGAAGACTAAGTGCAGGAAGGGTGCAGTCCGTTGCTGTAAGGATTGTTGTTGAAAGAGAACGTGAGATAGAGTCCTTTGAGACGGAAGAATATTGGTCCATAGTAGCGACCCTTGAAGGCTCAAAGACTCCGCAATTTCAGGCAGAGCTTTATAAGATTGCCGATGCTTTAATAATAAACCGTGATGCTGAAAAAGGACAGCAGTTCCTCGTCAGGGGCAGTGCCTCTGCTGATGCCACCCTCGATAGCTTAAAACAAGGGGAATTTATCCTTACGGATATCGAGAAAAAGATACGCAGGAGGATGCCCTATCCTCCATTCATAACGAGCACCCTTCAGCAGGAGGCATCGAGAAAACTCGGGTTTTCTGCAAAAAAGACAATGCTCGTTTCGCAACAACTCTACGAAGGCATAGAGCTTGGCAAGGAAGGCTCGCATGGTCTTATAACATATATGAGAACAGACTCGGTGAGGGTGGCAAAAGAGGCTGAGGTATGGGCAAGGGCATTCATAGAAAAAACCTTTGGAAAAGACTATGTCCCTGAAACTCCTCCTGAGTATAAGGTCAAGGGCAAGGCACAGGAGGCACATGAAGCCATAAGACCTACATCCGAAAGACCGCCAGATAGCATCAAGCCCTTTCTTTCAAAAGACCAGTACAGTCTTTATAGCCTTATATGGCAGAGGTTTATCTCAAGCCAGATGAGCCCTGCTGTCTTTGAGCAGACAACCTTTACAATCGTTTCCAACTCTGCGGTCTTCAGGGCAACGGGCTCTGTTATAAAGTTCAAGGGGTTTATGGCTATGTCAGCGGAAGGTGTGGAGGATAGAATACTACCTCAGCTTAAGAAGGGAGAGGAGCTAAGGCTCATTGACATAACCCCCCTTCAGCATTTCACTGAGCCGCCGCCACGATACACAGAAGCAACATTAGTCAAAGCTCTCGAGGAAAAAGGCATTGGCAGACCAAGCACATATGCAACCATACTTTCTACAATCGTTGACAGAAAATATGCCGATAAACAAGACGGCAGGTTCGTCCCAACAGAGCTTGGAGTTATAGTCAACGATTTTCTGGTAGAACAATTCCCTGAACTCATAGACATCCGCTTTACTGCAAAGAT
This DNA window, taken from Nitrospirota bacterium, encodes the following:
- the topA gene encoding type I DNA topoisomerase, producing MSSLVIVESPAKVKTIHKILGKEFLVMASVGHIKDLPKKEMGIDIEKDFEPVYVVIPGKEKIIKELKEASKTAKHIYLAPDPDREGEAIAYHIAVEIAGGKELNGRIFRVAFNEITDRAVKEAIKQPGKIDMKKVDAQQARRILDRLVGYKLSPLLWKKVSGRLSAGRVQSVAVRIVVEREREIESFETEEYWSIVATLEGSKTPQFQAELYKIADALIINRDAEKGQQFLVRGSASADATLDSLKQGEFILTDIEKKIRRRMPYPPFITSTLQQEASRKLGFSAKKTMLVSQQLYEGIELGKEGSHGLITYMRTDSVRVAKEAEVWARAFIEKTFGKDYVPETPPEYKVKGKAQEAHEAIRPTSERPPDSIKPFLSKDQYSLYSLIWQRFISSQMSPAVFEQTTFTIVSNSAVFRATGSVIKFKGFMAMSAEGVEDRILPQLKKGEELRLIDITPLQHFTEPPPRYTEATLVKALEEKGIGRPSTYATILSTIVDRKYADKQDGRFVPTELGVIVNDFLVEQFPELIDIRFTAKMEEELDRIESGGLKWVKVIKDFYKPFSKDLDEATKTAKVKPKDIPTDELCQMCGMPMVIKWGRHGRFMACTGYPACKNTKPIEAEKASILLTEEVCEKCGAGMVVKTGRFGKFLACSRYPECKSTKPMSTGVKCPLDNGDIVERRSKKGKPFFSCSNYPQCKFATWYKPVSLKCPQCSREFLLEKKDKSGRLIHFCYDKKCGYSMEVTQAG